The following are encoded in a window of bacterium genomic DNA:
- a CDS encoding cob(I)yrinic acid a,c-diamide adenosyltransferase yields MKKRGLIQIYTGEGKGKTTAAVGLAVRAKGHNFKVGYVYFHKAPARWKSGEHQILEKIGVDIFGFAKKHPYFFKEVTYNEMREECQKGLKFIKNLYQENRYDMLILDEILISLRDGFLKEEEMIELMESKPPGMELVLTGRGATQKIIEKADLVSEIKKIKHPYDSGIQRRKGIEF; encoded by the coding sequence ATGAAAAAAAGGGGATTGATTCAGATTTATACTGGAGAAGGTAAAGGTAAAACAACGGCGGCTGTTGGTCTTGCGGTGAGAGCAAAGGGGCATAATTTCAAAGTGGGATATGTTTATTTCCATAAAGCCCCAGCACGATGGAAATCTGGCGAACATCAAATCTTAGAAAAAATTGGAGTGGATATTTTTGGGTTTGCCAAAAAACACCCATATTTCTTCAAAGAGGTTACCTACAACGAGATGCGGGAAGAATGCCAGAAGGGACTGAAGTTTATTAAAAATCTCTACCAGGAAAATCGCTACGATATGCTGATACTTGATGAAATTCTAATTTCCTTGCGGGACGGCTTCTTGAAGGAGGAAGAAATGATAGAACTAATGGAATCTAAACCGCCAGGCATGGAATTGGTTTTGACTGGTCGTGGGGCAACGCAGAAAATAATTGAAAAAGCAGATTTAGTTAGTGAGATAAAAAAAATAAAGCATCCTTATGACTCAGGAATTCAGAGAAGAAAAGGGATTGAGTTTTAA
- a CDS encoding glycosyltransferase family 39 protein → MNLRLTEISQLFLLILISFCLGLKILKILKIKTHSFLEELIFSTGLGLGCVSYLVLCLGLSGLLYDWVFYLIFVLLAGIFYREILYLLRKFLVKINLNPFSLICSFFIGLTLILAIILLLVPTVTFDALVYHLAVPEIYVKHHKIIYLPYNCFSNYTFNTEMLFTLGLLLNGDLLAKLIHFLFGILSGLSIYSLARRYFTPMVAFLSVLSFCSMPLAIFVSTSAFNDFAITFYEILAVYAILVWYKEKTYGWLLLSGLTCGLSIGVKYFGGFGFGILVLSILIGKWRQAGILKAIKTTIIFGVFALIPVVPWLIKNLIFTGNPVFPLLYDTFGGKNWSQIHQSRYLHEMTRYSAGEHLLLKPFIFFWNICFKWGGMDTGVKIPVGPIFIISLPFLLKLKKLDFNLKYLLTFCGIFFLFWSYVCAVDRFSLPCFVLLCVVIGYVISKFKYLYLLLAICLLWNLFNVSKTVYKNSYLMCLKKDGCEKFLLKKSIIKDYYDVISYINQHLPKESKILFIGEVRSYYCQQDKLVSTQFDTNIILELIRKSKNKKDLIDNLKKSGVTHLLYNEIGSQWLSKYFDYFSFQNKEEKRLYHEFMPNHLKLIYCQGAISVFQLVTVQPQRHRVHRELEISHKWTRINL, encoded by the coding sequence GTGAATCTTAGGTTAACTGAAATTAGTCAATTATTCCTCCTGATACTAATTTCCTTCTGTTTGGGGCTGAAGATACTCAAAATCCTTAAGATTAAAACACATAGTTTTTTAGAGGAACTAATATTTTCAACCGGATTAGGATTGGGATGTGTATCTTATCTTGTGTTATGCCTCGGATTATCAGGCTTGCTTTATGATTGGGTCTTTTATTTAATATTTGTGCTGTTAGCGGGCATTTTTTATCGTGAAATTTTATACCTTTTAAGAAAATTTCTTGTAAAAATTAATTTAAATCCCTTTTCTTTAATTTGCAGTTTTTTCATTGGACTTACCCTCATCTTAGCCATAATTTTACTCCTGGTTCCCACAGTTACCTTTGATGCCCTGGTTTATCATTTAGCCGTGCCCGAAATTTATGTTAAACATCATAAGATTATTTATCTACCCTACAATTGCTTTTCAAACTATACCTTTAATACCGAAATGCTTTTCACTCTTGGACTTTTATTAAATGGAGATTTGCTGGCTAAATTAATACATTTTTTATTTGGGATATTATCGGGATTGAGTATTTACTCTTTAGCGAGAAGATATTTTACTCCAATGGTTGCCTTTTTATCTGTTTTATCTTTTTGTAGTATGCCATTAGCCATTTTTGTGTCTACATCTGCCTTTAATGATTTTGCCATTACTTTTTATGAGATTTTAGCGGTTTATGCGATTTTAGTTTGGTATAAAGAAAAGACTTATGGATGGTTATTGCTGTCTGGACTAACCTGTGGATTATCTATTGGTGTTAAGTATTTTGGCGGGTTTGGGTTTGGGATTTTAGTTTTAAGTATTTTAATCGGGAAGTGGCGGCAAGCTGGGATTTTAAAAGCAATTAAAACAACGATTATTTTTGGGGTATTTGCCTTGATACCTGTTGTCCCATGGCTGATAAAAAACCTTATTTTTACCGGTAATCCTGTTTTCCCATTGCTTTACGATACTTTTGGTGGGAAAAATTGGAGTCAAATTCACCAGAGCCGGTATCTCCATGAGATGACCAGATATAGTGCGGGAGAACACCTGTTATTAAAACCATTTATCTTCTTCTGGAATATATGTTTTAAATGGGGTGGGATGGATACGGGTGTAAAAATCCCGGTAGGTCCAATATTCATTATTTCTCTACCCTTCCTTCTGAAACTTAAAAAATTAGATTTTAACCTCAAATATTTACTTACCTTTTGTGGGATTTTCTTTTTGTTCTGGTCTTATGTTTGTGCGGTAGATAGGTTTAGTTTGCCTTGTTTTGTTTTATTATGTGTTGTCATAGGCTATGTGATTTCAAAGTTCAAATACCTTTATCTTTTACTGGCTATTTGCCTGTTATGGAATTTATTTAATGTCTCAAAAACTGTCTATAAAAATTCTTATCTGATGTGCTTAAAAAAAGATGGATGTGAAAAATTTCTCCTTAAAAAATCAATTATTAAAGATTATTATGATGTTATTTCATATATTAATCAGCATTTACCAAAAGAAAGTAAGATTTTATTTATTGGCGAGGTGCGAAGTTACTATTGTCAGCAGGATAAATTAGTCAGTACGCAATTCGATACCAATATCATCCTTGAATTAATCCGTAAATCCAAAAATAAAAAAGACCTGATAGATAATTTAAAGAAATCAGGCGTAACCCATTTACTTTATAATGAAATAGGTAGCCAGTGGCTAAGTAAATATTTTGATTACTTCTCTTTTCAAAATAAGGAAGAGAAAAGATTATATCACGAATTTATGCCAAATCATTTAAAATTAATTTACTGTCAAGGGGCAATATCGGTATTTCAACTCGTAACCGTTCAGCCACAGAGGCACAGAGTTCACAGAGAATTAGAAATTAGCCACAAATGGACACGAATTAACCTGTGA
- the speB gene encoding agmatinase, whose amino-acid sequence MKENFFIPSNFGNLPIENSQFETSKVVILPVPYDSTTSFKAGARNGPQAIISASQNIELYDIEIGKETYKEIGIHTLNQLEPIVSSPETMIQRVYEVCKELVQFDKFTVLLGGEHSLSMGMVRALKERYKSMSVLQLDAHADLRNEYLGSKYSHACVMRRISELCPITQVGIRSMSQEDACFINENALKPFYASKIVKSQDWMEEVLSTLTDEIYITIDLDVLDPSIMPAVGTPEPGGLDWYLLLELLFKVTQAKKVVGFDVVELATTEIHCASSCLSALLIYKLIGYIFS is encoded by the coding sequence ATGAAAGAAAATTTTTTTATCCCATCCAATTTTGGAAACTTACCTATTGAAAACTCACAATTTGAAACATCTAAAGTAGTTATTTTACCTGTTCCTTATGATTCTACCACTTCATTTAAGGCAGGTGCACGCAATGGCCCACAAGCTATAATATCAGCCTCGCAAAATATTGAATTATATGATATTGAGATTGGAAAGGAAACTTATAAGGAGATTGGGATTCATACCCTCAATCAACTTGAGCCAATTGTTTCTTCTCCTGAGACTATGATTCAAAGGGTCTATGAAGTCTGTAAGGAATTAGTTCAATTTGATAAATTTACGGTGCTGTTAGGTGGAGAACATTCATTAAGTATGGGTATGGTGCGTGCATTAAAGGAAAGATATAAATCTATGTCTGTTTTGCAGTTAGATGCTCATGCAGACCTGCGAAATGAATATCTTGGTAGTAAATATAGCCATGCGTGCGTTATGCGAAGAATATCTGAATTATGCCCAATTACTCAAGTAGGAATTCGAAGTATGAGTCAGGAAGATGCTTGTTTTATCAATGAAAATGCTCTAAAGCCTTTTTATGCCAGTAAGATAGTTAAGTCTCAAGACTGGATGGAAGAAGTTTTATCTACTTTAACCGATGAGATTTATATCACCATAGACTTAGATGTTTTAGACCCATCTATTATGCCGGCAGTCGGCACTCCAGAGCCTGGTGGATTAGATTGGTATTTATTACTTGAATTGCTATTTAAAGTAACTCAAGCCAAAAAGGTAGTTGGATTTGATGTAGTGGAATTAGCTACTACGGAGATTCATTGTGCCTCATCTTGTTTGTCTGCATTGTTAATCTATAAACTGATTGGCTATATTTTTAGTTGA
- the speD gene encoding adenosylmethionine decarboxylase gives MHLIIDGYEGNNSKLSNLEFIYKTLDECPNRIGMTKIMPPYVFRYVGKEPQDWGISGFVLIAESHISIHTFPERSYINIDVFSCKSFDTDMVTKYFQEIFELKELENKVIERGLDYPKDVEKAIPVLDSERYGIAQSVYS, from the coding sequence ATGCATTTAATTATTGATGGATATGAGGGAAATAATTCTAAACTTAGTAATTTAGAATTTATTTATAAAACATTAGACGAATGTCCCAATCGGATAGGTATGACAAAAATTATGCCTCCTTATGTATTTAGATATGTAGGGAAAGAACCTCAAGACTGGGGAATATCAGGATTTGTATTGATTGCTGAAAGTCATATCAGTATTCATACTTTCCCTGAACGTTCCTATATTAACATAGATGTTTTTTCGTGTAAATCCTTTGATACGGATATGGTGACTAAATATTTTCAAGAGATATTTGAATTAAAAGAACTTGAAAATAAGGTTATTGAACGAGGGTTAGATTATCCAAAAGATGTAGAAAAAGCAATACCTGTGCTTGATTCAGAACGGTATGGTATAGCACAATCTGTTTATAGTTGA
- the speE gene encoding polyamine aminopropyltransferase translates to MVDSPTTWYIEQMTPYERHMHGVKSILASCQSKFQSIEIIDTFDSGRCLVLDGKIQSSESDEFIYHDALVHPAMITHPDPKKVFIIGGGEGATLREVLKYKSVEKVVMIDIDEEVINLSKTYLPSFSAGAFEDSRGELLCIDGRKYLEETNTRFDVIIIDISEPLADSPAYLLFTEEFYKIVKAHLTKEGIITSQIGTSNLNNLLSYVSVYKTLSRVFEEVETYEVFIPCYATPWGFAFASATLNPKKLSLDEVDKRIRDRNINDLKFYDGQTHISLFSLPKHLRAALKSNQGKIIYDNEPLYIYG, encoded by the coding sequence ATGGTTGATTCACCGACTACCTGGTATATCGAACAAATGACCCCGTATGAGAGGCATATGCATGGGGTAAAATCAATTTTAGCCTCCTGTCAGAGTAAATTTCAATCTATTGAAATCATAGATACCTTTGATTCTGGTAGATGCCTTGTTTTAGATGGTAAGATACAATCATCAGAATCAGATGAATTTATTTATCATGATGCACTGGTTCACCCGGCAATGATAACACATCCAGACCCCAAAAAGGTATTTATTATAGGTGGTGGTGAAGGGGCTACCTTGCGTGAGGTGCTTAAATATAAATCTGTTGAAAAGGTGGTTATGATTGATATTGATGAAGAAGTAATCAATCTTAGTAAGACTTATTTACCCTCTTTTAGTGCTGGGGCATTTGAAGATAGTCGGGGTGAATTGCTTTGCATAGATGGAAGAAAGTATTTAGAAGAGACAAATACGAGGTTTGATGTGATAATAATTGATATCTCAGAGCCATTAGCTGATAGTCCTGCTTATCTATTATTTACTGAGGAATTTTATAAGATAGTAAAAGCCCATTTGACTAAAGAGGGTATAATAACAAGTCAAATAGGAACATCTAACCTTAATAATTTATTATCTTATGTCAGTGTATATAAAACATTAAGTAGAGTTTTTGAAGAAGTAGAAACTTATGAGGTTTTTATCCCATGTTATGCGACGCCATGGGGTTTTGCTTTTGCCTCGGCTACACTTAATCCTAAAAAACTGAGTTTAGACGAGGTAGATAAACGGATAAGGGATAGAAATATCAATGACTTAAAATTTTATGATGGACAGACACATATATCTTTATTCTCTTTACCTAAACATTTAAGAGCGGCATTAAAGTCAAATCAAGGCAAGATTATTTATGATAATGAGCCACTTTATATTTATGGATAA
- the speD gene encoding adenosylmethionine decarboxylase, which produces MEALGQHLLIELYECDKDILNDEKRVAEILTSAAEVCGATVLNTSSHKFSPQGVSAIIMIAESHFSIHTWPEYCYGACDVFTCGTTLKPDVAVDYLVKEFEAKNFTLHEIKRGTLKLPEGKKLTHK; this is translated from the coding sequence AACATTTACTCATAGAATTATATGAATGTGATAAGGATATATTAAATGATGAGAAGAGGGTAGCGGAGATATTAACCTCTGCGGCAGAGGTTTGTGGTGCCACAGTGCTTAATACCTCTTCACATAAGTTTTCGCCACAGGGTGTAAGTGCCATAATAATGATAGCAGAATCTCATTTCTCAATTCATACCTGGCCCGAATATTGTTATGGGGCTTGTGATGTTTTTACCTGTGGCACTACACTTAAACCAGATGTGGCGGTAGATTATCTGGTTAAAGAATTTGAGGCAAAAAATTTTACCTTGCATGAGATTAAACGAGGAACCCTTAAACTTCCAGAAGGGAAAAAACTAACCCACAAATAA